The Thermus brockianus genome window below encodes:
- the lysS gene encoding lysine--tRNA ligase produces the protein MNEQTRQRLLNLEALVEAGFAPYPYRYPKTDRAQDLLKAKAGAPPETEWPEEVSLAGRIVAVRRMGKVTFAHLLDESGKIQLYFQRDLTPQYELLKKLDVGDILGVRGTLFTTKTGEVTVKVLSWTPLVKCLHPLPDKWHGIRDKEVRYRQRYLDLIVNPEVREVFRRRTAMVRYIRRFFEDKGFLEVETPILQPTTGGAEARPFKTYHNALDHEFYLRISLELYLKRLLVGGFEKVFEIGRNFRNEGIDHNHNPEFTMLEAYWAYADYQDMASLVEELLSGLVLHLFGSYQVPYQGRILDFTPPFKRISFVESLKEKAGLPFDPLDLDRLRLWADAHHPELAQVPSYKLLDKLFGIYVEPHLQDPTFVLDFPLAISPLAKRHREKPGLTERWDLYAAGMELAPAYSELNDPLDQRERFLEQARRRKEGDEEAPEPDEDFLLALEYGMPPAAGLGLGLDRLAMILTDQPSLRDVLLFPLLKPKRELAEEEV, from the coding sequence ATGAACGAGCAGACGCGCCAGCGCCTTCTCAACCTGGAAGCCCTGGTGGAGGCGGGCTTTGCCCCTTACCCCTACCGCTACCCCAAGACCGATCGCGCCCAGGACCTCCTAAAGGCCAAAGCCGGGGCTCCCCCGGAAACCGAGTGGCCGGAGGAGGTCTCCCTGGCGGGGCGCATCGTGGCCGTAAGGCGGATGGGCAAGGTTACCTTTGCCCACCTACTGGACGAAAGCGGAAAGATCCAGCTCTACTTCCAAAGAGACCTCACCCCCCAGTACGAGCTCCTCAAGAAGCTGGACGTGGGGGACATCCTGGGGGTCCGGGGCACCCTCTTCACCACCAAAACCGGGGAGGTCACGGTTAAGGTCCTCTCCTGGACTCCCTTGGTGAAATGCCTCCATCCCTTGCCGGACAAGTGGCACGGCATCCGGGACAAGGAGGTCCGCTACCGCCAGCGCTACCTGGACCTCATCGTCAACCCCGAGGTGCGGGAGGTCTTCCGGCGGCGCACGGCCATGGTGCGCTACATCCGCCGCTTCTTTGAGGACAAGGGCTTCCTGGAGGTGGAAACCCCCATCCTCCAACCCACCACGGGCGGCGCCGAGGCGAGGCCCTTCAAGACCTACCACAACGCCCTAGACCACGAGTTCTACCTGCGCATCTCCTTGGAGCTCTACCTCAAAAGGCTCCTGGTGGGCGGCTTTGAAAAGGTCTTTGAAATCGGGCGCAACTTCCGCAACGAGGGCATTGACCACAACCACAACCCCGAGTTCACCATGCTGGAGGCCTACTGGGCCTACGCCGATTACCAGGACATGGCCAGCCTGGTGGAGGAGCTCCTTTCGGGCCTCGTCCTCCACCTTTTCGGAAGCTACCAGGTGCCCTACCAGGGCCGCATCCTGGACTTCACCCCGCCCTTTAAGCGCATCTCCTTCGTGGAAAGCCTGAAGGAAAAGGCGGGCCTTCCCTTTGACCCCCTGGACCTGGATCGGCTTCGCCTCTGGGCCGACGCCCACCACCCCGAGCTTGCCCAGGTGCCGAGCTACAAGCTTTTGGACAAACTCTTCGGCATCTACGTGGAGCCCCACCTGCAGGACCCCACCTTCGTCCTTGACTTCCCCCTGGCCATTAGCCCCTTGGCCAAGCGCCACCGGGAAAAGCCCGGGCTCACCGAGCGGTGGGACCTTTACGCCGCCGGCATGGAGCTCGCCCCCGCCTATTCCGAGCTCAACGACCCCCTGGACCAAAGGGAGCGCTTCTTGGAACAGGCGAGAAGGCGGAAGGAAGGGGACGAGGAAGCCCCCGAGCCCGACGAGGACTTCCTCTTGGCCCTGGAGTACGGCATGCCCCCGGCGGCGGGGCTTGGCCTCGGCCTGGACCGCCTGGCCATGATCCTCACCGACCAGCCCTCCTTAAGGGACGTGCTCCTCTTCCCCCTCCTCAAGCCCAAACGGGAGCTGGCGGAAGAAGAGGTCTAA
- a CDS encoding PhoH family protein — MARNPEEAQRLVIPLKPEETLAFLGHADKNLKKLRALFREAFGERLRLVVRGEQVELSGDPEAVAVAERSIRDLLALLRQGAELDEPTLEQAVALAQGGEGLYQATTPETELGLPGRLRPKTPGQKRYVEAIAQHDITFGIGPAGTGKTYLAVAMAVSHLRARKVKRIVLTRPAVEAGEKLGFLPGDIQAKVDPYLRPLYDALFDMIDAERFEQYLQSGIIEVAPLAFMRGRTLNDAFIILDEAQNTTPEQMKMFLTRMGFSSKMVITGDVTQIDLPKHQKSGLIEATRILKGIEGIAFIYFKESDVVRHPLVARIIKAYEEAERGGDRSQ, encoded by the coding sequence ATGGCACGAAATCCTGAAGAAGCCCAAAGGCTTGTGATCCCCCTAAAACCCGAGGAAACCCTGGCCTTCCTGGGCCATGCGGACAAGAACCTAAAGAAGCTTAGGGCCCTTTTCCGCGAGGCCTTCGGGGAGCGGCTTCGGCTTGTGGTGCGCGGGGAGCAGGTGGAGCTTTCCGGCGACCCCGAGGCGGTGGCGGTGGCCGAGCGGTCCATTAGGGACCTCCTCGCCCTCCTTAGGCAAGGGGCCGAGCTGGACGAGCCCACCCTGGAGCAGGCGGTGGCCCTGGCGCAAGGGGGGGAGGGGCTTTACCAGGCCACCACCCCGGAAACGGAGCTCGGCCTTCCCGGGCGGCTTCGCCCCAAGACCCCGGGCCAGAAGCGGTACGTGGAAGCCATCGCCCAGCACGACATCACCTTCGGCATCGGCCCCGCCGGCACGGGGAAGACCTACTTGGCCGTGGCCATGGCGGTAAGCCACCTCCGCGCCCGCAAGGTGAAGCGCATCGTCCTCACCCGGCCGGCGGTGGAGGCGGGGGAGAAGCTGGGCTTTTTGCCCGGGGACATCCAAGCCAAGGTGGACCCCTACCTCCGGCCCCTTTACGACGCCCTCTTTGACATGATTGACGCCGAGCGCTTTGAACAGTACCTGCAGTCGGGCATCATTGAGGTGGCCCCCCTGGCCTTCATGCGGGGACGGACCTTAAACGACGCCTTCATCATCCTGGACGAGGCGCAAAACACCACCCCCGAGCAGATGAAGATGTTCCTCACCCGCATGGGCTTCTCCTCCAAGATGGTCATCACGGGGGACGTGACCCAGATTGACCTGCCCAAGCACCAGAAGTCGGGCCTCATTGAGGCCACCCGCATCCTCAAGGGGATTGAGGGCATCGCCTTTATCTACTTCAAAGAGTCCGACGTGGTGCGCCACCCCCTGGTGGCCCGCATCATCAAGGCCTACGAGGAAGCCGAGCGTGGTGGCGATCGTAGCCAATAA
- a CDS encoding GreA/GreB family elongation factor yields the protein MAREVKLTKAGYERLMQQLEQERERLQEATKILQELMESSDDYDDSGLEAAKQEKARIEARIDSLEDILSRAVILEEATTEVIGLGSVVELEDPVTGERLEVQVVSPAEASVLETPMKISDASPMGKALLGHRVGDVLTLETPKGKKEFRVVAVHA from the coding sequence ATGGCGCGCGAGGTAAAGCTAACCAAAGCCGGCTACGAGCGGCTCATGCAGCAGCTAGAGCAGGAGCGGGAGCGCCTCCAGGAGGCCACCAAGATCCTGCAGGAGCTCATGGAATCCTCCGACGATTACGATGACTCCGGCTTGGAAGCGGCCAAGCAGGAAAAGGCCCGCATTGAAGCCCGCATTGACTCCTTGGAGGACATCCTCTCCCGGGCGGTCATCCTCGAGGAGGCCACCACCGAGGTCATCGGGCTGGGCTCGGTGGTGGAGCTGGAAGACCCCGTGACCGGGGAACGCTTGGAGGTACAGGTGGTCTCCCCCGCCGAGGCCAGCGTCCTGGAAACCCCCATGAAGATCTCCGACGCCTCCCCCATGGGCAAGGCCCTCCTGGGCCACCGGGTGGGGGACGTGCTGACGCTGGAAACCCCCAAGGGCAAGAAGGAGTTCCGCGTGGTGGCGGTACACGCATGA
- the aroE gene encoding shikimate dehydrogenase — protein MLRFAVLGHPVAHSLSPAMHRYALESLGLKGSYEAWDTPLEALPERLLAVRRGFRGVNLTIPLKEAALALVDWVSPEAKAIGAVNTVLHVEGKLLGFNTDAPGFLAALEAGGIPLEGPALVLGAGGAGRAVAWALRKAGLEVWVWNRTPGRAEALAAEFGLKAVPLSWARRARLLVNATRVGLEDPEATPLPQEFFPEEGAAVDLVYRPLWTRFLKEAKARGLRVQTGLPMLAWQGALAFRIWTGLLPDPRGMEEAALRALGEPCA, from the coding sequence ATGTTGCGCTTTGCCGTCCTGGGCCACCCCGTGGCCCACTCCCTATCCCCGGCCATGCACCGCTACGCCCTGGAAAGCCTGGGGCTTAAGGGGAGCTACGAGGCTTGGGATACCCCTCTGGAAGCCTTGCCGGAGAGGCTTCTTGCGGTGCGGCGGGGTTTTCGGGGGGTGAACCTCACCATTCCCCTGAAGGAGGCGGCCCTGGCCCTCGTGGACTGGGTTTCCCCGGAGGCCAAGGCGATTGGGGCGGTGAACACCGTGCTCCACGTGGAGGGGAAGCTGCTTGGCTTCAACACCGATGCCCCCGGGTTCCTGGCCGCCCTGGAGGCGGGGGGGATACCCCTAGAGGGCCCCGCCCTGGTCCTGGGGGCGGGGGGGGCGGGGCGGGCCGTGGCCTGGGCCTTGAGGAAGGCGGGCCTCGAGGTCTGGGTTTGGAACCGCACCCCCGGGAGGGCCGAGGCCCTGGCGGCGGAGTTCGGCCTTAAGGCCGTGCCCCTCTCGTGGGCCAGGAGGGCCAGGCTTCTCGTGAACGCCACCCGGGTGGGCCTGGAGGATCCCGAGGCCACCCCGCTTCCCCAGGAGTTCTTCCCCGAGGAGGGGGCGGCGGTGGACCTGGTCTACAGGCCCCTTTGGACCCGCTTTCTGAAGGAGGCGAAGGCCCGGGGGCTCAGGGTGCAGACGGGGCTTCCCATGCTGGCCTGGCAGGGGGCCTTGGCCTTCCGCATCTGGACGGGCCTCCTCCCCGACCCCAGGGGCATGGAGGAGGCGGCCCTAAGGGCCTTGGGGGAGCCGTGCGCCTGA
- a CDS encoding NfeD family protein, translating to MRAVKRLLALALLFSLAWGKTYLIPIQGEIDPALAVFVEEALSRAEREGASGVAFLIDTPGGRVDAAIRMADRILQTPLPTLAVVQNAFSAGALIALACRQVAMLPGSEIGAALPVVAPPLGQPQAADQKVISALKGKFRAVAEARGRPVELAEAMVDPAVEVPGLSAKGEPLTLSADKAVELKVADFKAASLPEALRQAGFSPETERLEPGPRVRVARFLTSSTVAGLLLALGLLLLLIELFTPGFGVMGALGLAFLALYFAGGWLAGLSGAFELLLFFLGVALLLAEAFLFPGFGLAGALGVGSILASVYFTFGENALLVLAIAVIALGLGLLVVFRYLPRTRPARALVLESAIAEHATEEVVEVGSVGTALTDLRPGGVGRFGAKRVDVVAHRGFIPKGTAIRVVEVRGPTVLVEPLEE from the coding sequence ATGAGGGCGGTGAAAAGGCTTCTGGCCCTTGCCCTCCTCTTCTCCCTGGCATGGGGAAAGACCTACCTCATCCCCATCCAAGGGGAGATTGACCCAGCCTTGGCGGTCTTCGTGGAGGAAGCCCTCTCCCGGGCGGAACGGGAGGGGGCGAGCGGCGTGGCCTTCCTCATAGACACCCCGGGCGGCCGGGTGGACGCCGCCATCCGCATGGCGGACCGCATCCTGCAAACCCCCCTCCCCACCCTGGCCGTGGTGCAAAACGCCTTCTCCGCCGGGGCCCTCATCGCCCTCGCCTGCCGCCAAGTGGCCATGCTCCCGGGCTCGGAGATCGGGGCCGCCCTTCCCGTGGTGGCCCCGCCCCTCGGTCAACCCCAAGCGGCGGACCAGAAGGTCATCTCCGCCCTGAAGGGCAAGTTCCGCGCCGTGGCCGAGGCCCGGGGGCGGCCCGTGGAACTGGCCGAGGCCATGGTGGACCCGGCCGTGGAGGTCCCGGGGCTTTCCGCCAAGGGGGAGCCCCTAACCCTCTCCGCCGACAAGGCGGTGGAGCTCAAAGTGGCGGATTTCAAGGCGGCGAGCCTCCCCGAGGCCCTCCGGCAGGCGGGCTTTAGCCCGGAAACGGAGCGGCTGGAGCCGGGGCCTAGGGTGCGGGTGGCCCGCTTCCTCACCAGTTCCACCGTGGCCGGCCTCCTCCTCGCCCTAGGGCTTCTCCTCCTCCTCATTGAGCTCTTCACCCCAGGGTTTGGCGTCATGGGGGCTTTGGGCCTCGCCTTTTTGGCCCTTTACTTCGCCGGCGGGTGGCTTGCGGGGCTTTCCGGGGCCTTTGAGCTCCTCCTCTTCTTCCTGGGGGTGGCGCTCCTTTTGGCGGAAGCCTTCCTCTTCCCCGGTTTTGGCCTTGCCGGAGCCCTGGGCGTGGGGTCCATCCTGGCCTCCGTCTACTTCACCTTCGGGGAAAACGCCCTTTTGGTCCTGGCCATCGCCGTGATCGCCTTGGGGCTTGGCCTCCTCGTGGTCTTCCGGTACCTGCCAAGGACCCGGCCTGCCCGGGCCTTGGTATTGGAAAGCGCCATCGCCGAACACGCCACGGAGGAGGTGGTGGAGGTGGGCTCGGTGGGCACGGCCCTCACCGACCTCCGCCCCGGGGGCGTGGGGCGGTTTGGCGCCAAGCGCGTGGACGTGGTGGCCCACCGCGGCTTCATCCCCAAGGGCACCGCCATCCGGGTGGTGGAGGTGCGGGGACCCACGGTGCTGGTGGAACCTTTGGAGGAATAG
- a CDS encoding diacylglycerol kinase: protein MGRVPPRPREDPRPLKGVVRSFGYAWEGVVYAWRVQRNFRIEVLLGLLAVGLSLWLGVNLVPVLLLTALILSLELVNTALEALTDLASPVYHPLAKRAKDTAAAAVLLASLFAFLAGLWLFLPPLLARLGLS from the coding sequence TTGGGAAGGGTTCCGCCGCGTCCAAGAGAGGATCCTCGCCCTCTAAAGGGGGTGGTGCGCTCCTTCGGCTACGCCTGGGAGGGCGTGGTCTACGCCTGGCGGGTGCAGCGGAACTTTCGCATAGAGGTCCTTTTGGGCCTTCTGGCGGTGGGCCTCTCCCTTTGGCTTGGGGTGAACCTGGTGCCCGTCCTCCTCCTCACCGCCCTCATCCTCTCCTTGGAGCTGGTGAACACCGCTCTCGAGGCCCTCACCGACCTGGCAAGCCCCGTCTACCACCCCCTGGCCAAGCGGGCGAAGGACACGGCGGCGGCGGCGGTCCTCCTGGCGAGCCTCTTTGCCTTCCTCGCGGGGCTATGGCTTTTCCTACCCCCCCTTCTCGCCCGCCTTGGGCTAAGCTAA
- the floA gene encoding flotillin-like protein FloA (flotillin-like protein involved in membrane lipid rafts) gives MEGLGVLFLAFLVLVFVFLFFSFIPVGLWISAWAAGVRVPLLTLVAMRLRRVPPAKIIYPLIKATKAGLDVRLDRLEAHYLAGGNVDRVVDALIAADKAGIKLTFDRAAAIDLAGRDVLEAVRVSVNPKVIQTPMVAAVAKDGIQLLATARVTVRANIDRLVGGAGEETIIARVGEGIVTTIGSANSHKEVLENPDRISKTVLEKGLDAGTAFEILSVDIADVDVGKNIGAQLQIDQAEADKKIAQAKAEERRAMAVAAEQENRALVEAMRAKLVEAQAQVPLALAEALRQGNLGVMDYYRLKNIEADTDMRESISRAAKPEGEE, from the coding sequence ATGGAAGGACTCGGCGTGCTCTTTCTGGCCTTTTTGGTCCTCGTCTTCGTCTTCCTCTTCTTCAGCTTCATCCCGGTAGGCCTCTGGATCTCCGCCTGGGCGGCGGGGGTCCGGGTCCCCCTCTTGACCCTGGTGGCCATGCGCCTAAGGCGCGTGCCCCCGGCCAAGATCATCTACCCCCTTATCAAGGCCACCAAGGCGGGGCTGGACGTGCGGCTGGACCGCCTCGAGGCCCACTACCTGGCGGGAGGCAACGTGGACCGGGTGGTGGACGCCCTCATCGCCGCCGACAAGGCGGGCATCAAGCTCACCTTTGATCGGGCGGCGGCCATAGACCTGGCGGGGCGGGACGTCCTGGAGGCGGTCCGGGTTTCCGTGAACCCTAAGGTGATCCAGACCCCCATGGTGGCCGCCGTGGCCAAGGACGGGATCCAGCTTCTGGCCACCGCCCGGGTCACGGTGCGGGCCAACATTGACCGCCTGGTGGGCGGGGCCGGGGAGGAAACCATCATCGCCCGGGTGGGGGAAGGCATCGTGACCACCATCGGCAGCGCCAACTCCCACAAGGAGGTCCTGGAAAACCCCGACCGCATCTCCAAGACCGTCCTGGAAAAGGGCCTGGACGCCGGCACCGCCTTTGAGATCCTCTCCGTGGACATCGCCGACGTGGACGTGGGCAAGAACATCGGGGCGCAGCTTCAGATTGACCAGGCGGAGGCGGACAAGAAGATCGCCCAGGCCAAGGCAGAGGAGCGCCGGGCCATGGCCGTGGCGGCGGAGCAGGAGAACCGGGCCCTGGTGGAGGCCATGCGGGCCAAGCTGGTGGAGGCCCAGGCCCAGGTGCCCCTAGCCCTGGCGGAAGCCTTGCGCCAAGGGAACCTAGGGGTCATGGACTACTACCGCCTCAAGAACATTGAGGCGGACACGGACATGCGGGAATCCATCAGCCGCGCCGCCAAACCCGAGGGTGAGGAATGA
- the ybeY gene encoding rRNA maturation RNase YbeY, translated as MVAIVANKRPPKGLRPRLRRALAALMTELGVGDKGVTVILSGDRRLRALKRAWWGEDEATDVLSFPHYEPGDPFVPPHLGDIWISLDTARRQAEARGASLEEEVLVLAAHGLWHLLGHDHQKEEDWEGFRRVQERILAL; from the coding sequence GTGGTGGCGATCGTAGCCAATAAGCGCCCTCCCAAAGGCCTTAGGCCCCGGCTTCGCCGGGCGCTGGCGGCCCTCATGACCGAGCTCGGCGTGGGGGACAAGGGGGTGACGGTGATCCTCAGCGGGGACCGCCGCCTTAGGGCCCTGAAGCGGGCCTGGTGGGGGGAGGACGAGGCCACGGACGTCCTCTCCTTCCCCCACTACGAGCCCGGGGACCCCTTTGTCCCCCCCCACCTGGGGGACATCTGGATCAGCCTGGACACCGCCAGGCGCCAGGCGGAAGCCCGGGGCGCTTCCCTGGAGGAGGAGGTCTTGGTCTTGGCGGCCCACGGGCTATGGCACCTTTTGGGCCACGACCACCAGAAGGAGGAGGATTGGGAAGGGTTCCGCCGCGTCCAAGAGAGGATCCTCGCCCTCTAA